A portion of the uncultured Draconibacterium sp. genome contains these proteins:
- a CDS encoding glycoside hydrolase family 130 protein — protein MQVTVNRKDTKFYPDASRKIARFLYTGDERAISTIRSVLEMSGDLASQTLSAVLRDYSLRHRNISKIFEKHFKWVAHLLKQLEIEPDSLELSQKILIGSYFTMEYSIEAAAFFNPSIVEHPDQSETGMEEKRVILSFRATGEGHISSIVFRTGVMDKNNNLSLEPVGKMLEEAEHIRRHVYDKKSFCSKLNEMKDIHAIIPSGLILDKLNDKFTYGELRDCIKEARKSLHLTGEKDILFKQITWLASSHYELEFSLDTNISERVIFPVSVNERNGIEDARFVRFTDDDGSSVYYATYTAYDGATVLPKMLETKDFYHFRIMPFHGEIAQNKGMALFPRKVNGKYAMLCRLDGYNNYIAFSDNISIWRKATLLQQPKFPWEFVQIGNCGSPVETPEGWLVITHGVGPMREYALGASLLDLQNPEKELGRLKSPLLMPNATEREGYVPNVVYSCGSMIHNDDLIIPYAMSDYASTYATVNLKELLNELKKQSIQAQ, from the coding sequence ATGCAGGTAACAGTAAACAGAAAGGACACTAAATTTTACCCCGATGCCTCCAGAAAAATTGCAAGGTTTCTATACACCGGAGACGAAAGAGCAATAAGTACTATCCGCTCGGTACTTGAGATGTCCGGGGATCTGGCATCACAAACATTAAGTGCGGTACTAAGAGATTACTCACTGCGGCATCGGAATATCTCTAAAATCTTTGAAAAGCATTTTAAATGGGTTGCTCATCTTTTAAAACAGCTGGAAATTGAACCCGACTCACTTGAGCTTTCACAAAAAATACTTATTGGATCCTATTTCACGATGGAATATTCCATCGAGGCAGCTGCTTTTTTTAATCCTTCAATTGTCGAACATCCCGACCAGTCGGAAACCGGAATGGAAGAAAAAAGAGTCATCCTGAGTTTCAGGGCTACCGGCGAAGGTCATATTTCATCCATTGTTTTCAGAACAGGGGTGATGGATAAAAACAATAATTTATCGCTTGAACCTGTTGGAAAGATGTTGGAAGAAGCAGAACACATCCGACGGCATGTGTATGATAAAAAATCATTTTGTTCCAAACTAAATGAAATGAAGGATATCCATGCCATAATTCCTTCGGGATTGATTTTGGACAAGTTAAACGATAAATTTACCTACGGCGAACTAAGAGATTGTATAAAGGAAGCCCGAAAATCATTGCACCTTACAGGCGAGAAAGACATTTTATTCAAGCAGATAACCTGGCTGGCTTCATCACATTATGAACTTGAATTTTCACTGGATACCAATATTTCCGAGCGTGTCATCTTTCCGGTGTCGGTTAATGAAAGAAATGGAATTGAAGATGCCCGTTTTGTTAGGTTTACTGACGACGATGGGTCGTCTGTATATTATGCAACTTACACGGCTTACGACGGTGCTACCGTACTACCGAAAATGCTTGAAACCAAAGATTTTTATCATTTTAGGATAATGCCTTTTCATGGCGAAATTGCACAAAACAAGGGAATGGCACTTTTCCCACGTAAAGTAAACGGGAAATATGCCATGCTTTGCAGGTTAGACGGCTATAACAATTATATTGCTTTCTCAGATAATATTTCAATCTGGCGTAAAGCCACATTATTACAACAACCTAAATTTCCCTGGGAATTTGTTCAAATTGGGAATTGCGGCTCACCCGTTGAAACACCCGAAGGCTGGTTGGTAATTACCCATGGCGTGGGGCCAATGCGTGAGTATGCCTTGGGAGCCTCGTTACTTGATCTTCAAAATCCGGAGAAAGAGCTTGGTAGATTAAAATCACCACTTTTAATGCCTAATGCCACTGAAAGAGAAGGATATGTGCCGAATGTGGTATACTCCTGCGGTTCGATGATTCATAATGACGATTTGATAATCCCTTACGCAATGTCAGATTATGCATCTACCTATGCAACTGTAAACCTAAAAGAACTGCTGAACGAATTAAAAAAACAAAGTATCCAGGCGCAATAA
- a CDS encoding cold shock domain-containing protein, translating to MNKGTVKFYNDLKGFGFIKDDDSSKEYYVNSSGLKENIQENDKVSFDLE from the coding sequence ATGAACAAAGGAACAGTAAAATTTTATAATGATCTAAAAGGATTTGGATTCATTAAAGATGACGATTCATCAAAAGAATACTATGTAAACTCTTCAGGATTGAAAGAAAATATCCAGGAAAATGATAAAGTATCTTTTGATTTGGAATAA